GCAAGGCGCTGAAGGGACCAAAAGGAGGTGTAGGACAGTGAAAAGGCAAGTCCTTTTCATTGTGGCCGTTCTTGTCGTCGCCGGTGTCTTCCTTGGCGGGCTGAGCAGGATACACCCCTTTGGGGATACGGCGCGAGCTCCCATGGACGACTACTACCTTGAGAACGCCCAGCAGGAGCGTTCCGTCAACAACGTCGTCACCTCGATAGTCTTCGATTACAGGGGTTTCGACACCTTGGGCGAGGCCGCGGTATTGTTCACTGCGGTATGCTCCGTTCTAGCCCTTTTCCGTGAGGGGAGTGAGAAGCGATGAATCCCCTTTCCGTAGTCGTAAGGACCATCTGTGATATTTTCGCCTGGTTCATGGGCATCTTCGGCGCTTATGTCATCATCCACGGGCATATATCTCCCGGCGGAGGATTCCAGGGGGGAGCCGTAGTTGCCACTATGGCGGCTTTTCTCCTCGTTGCCTACGGGGGGAAAAGGGTCCTATCCTTCGTTAAGCCCGGCATATACACGGGCATGGAGGCGACGGGGCTGCTGGTCTTCATAACCGCCGGGTTTCTTGGCATGGGAACGACCTTTTTTTACAACTTCCTGGCAGGACAGGGCGGACTCTTCGGGGCAGTGGTCCCCCTCGGACCCAACAGTGGCATTCTTAACA
The Thermovirga sp. DNA segment above includes these coding regions:
- a CDS encoding sodium:proton antiporter codes for the protein MNPLSVVVRTICDIFAWFMGIFGAYVIIHGHISPGGGFQGGAVVATMAAFLLVAYGGKRVLSFVKPGIYTGMEATGLLVFITAGFLGMGTTFFYNFLAGQGGLFGAVVPLGPNSGILNSAGTISLMNMAVGLEVVSGLSLILIYMFKGIRLFERYDGRSEMGHDR